In the genome of Candoia aspera isolate rCanAsp1 chromosome 1, rCanAsp1.hap2, whole genome shotgun sequence, one region contains:
- the LPAR6 gene encoding lysophosphatidic acid receptor 6 yields the protein MMANSSCTIQDSFKYILYGCVFSMVFIFGLISNCVAIYIFTCKLKIRNETTTYMLNLAISDLLFVFTLPFRIYSFASKDWPFGDILCKISVTLFYTNMYGSILFLTSISVDRFLAIVYPFRSKTIRTKRNAKIICILIWIIVTTGSIPASFFQSTNVHVSTEGWRHNTCFEHFPETTWKTYLLRITIFIETVGFFIPLILNVTCSAIVVRTLNKPISLTRNKLSKKKVLRMILVHLLIFCFCFVPYNITLILYALMRTQAWINCSVITAVRVMYPITLCIAVSNCCFDPIVYYFISSSIQNSIKMKKTSTRRPRFSETQISDTQHRFQALKARVFDTESTL from the coding sequence ATGATGGCAAACTCCAGTTGTACTATTCAAGActcctttaaatatattttatatggcTGTGTGTTTAGTATGGTATTTATCTTTGGTTTAATATCAAACTGTGTTGCTATTTACATTTTTACTTGCAAACTAAAAATCAGAAATGAAACTACAACTTACATGCTTAATTTAGCAATATCAGATCTCCTTTTTGTGTTTACATTACCATTCAGGATTTACTCGTTTGCATCAAAAGATTGGCCATTTGGAGATATACTATGCAAGATTTCTGTCACTCTGTTTTATACAAATATGTATGGAAGCATTTTGTTTTTGACCAGTATCAGCGTTGACCGTTTTTTGGCAATTGTATACCCATTTCGGTCAAAGACAATCCGcacaaaaagaaatgcaaagataATCTGTATCCTAATTTGGATAATTGTGACAACAGGAAGTATACCAGCAAGCTTCTTTCAATCCACCAATGTTCATGTCAGTACTGAAGGATGGAGACATAATACATGTTTTGAACACTTTCCTGAAACAACTTGGAAAACCTATCTTTTAAGAATTACTATTTTCATTGAAACAGTAGGATTTTTTATTCCTCTTATACTGAATGTGACATGCTCTGCAATAGTTGTAAGGACATTAAATAAGCCAATTTCACTGACCAGGAataaattaagtaaaaaaaaGGTTCTACGAATGATACTCGTTCATTTACtgattttctgtttctgctttgttCCATATAACATCACCCTAATACTTTATGCACTCATGAGAACACAAGCATGGATTAATTGTTCAGTCATTACTGCTGTTAGAGTTATGTATCCAATCACTCTGTGTATTGCTGTTTCAAACTGTTGTTTTGACCCTatagtatattattttatttcaagcagtattcaaaattcaataaaaatgaaaaagacatCAACTAGAAGACCAAGATTTTCTGAAACTCAAATTTCTGATACTCAACATAGATTCCAAGCCTTGAAAGCAAGAGTATTTGACACTGAATCTACACTATAA